In Vicia villosa cultivar HV-30 ecotype Madison, WI unplaced genomic scaffold, Vvil1.0 ctg.000041F_1_1_1, whole genome shotgun sequence, the following are encoded in one genomic region:
- the LOC131622703 gene encoding uncharacterized protein LOC131622703, producing the protein MAVSSRPQSVDHMSLASTQAFTPLLSSHTFPSGVPPSFQYSAVPPSFQHPGVPPSFQQAAGPSFPFTHTGVPPPSFPFAHTGMPSSFQHTGGSGFSYPMQMTSSFQHTGGSSSTPPTQAGRSPSPRPTQAGRSPRPRPTQAGRSPSPRPTQVGGSRTPHPTHVPAREVDEAVDEIDGADLRGRDDPDEIHVIDGRFWIQPEGSNFTPSRTAARVVSYIIQQMYKSAFKSYGDVKNKDEWFRMFKEKCVWDPLSEKSVQKVFNTRCSKRMSDMLRRVRENHELHGIRPNWIGEEVFHDLVTYWRSPEFRAKSETFKKMRASEKGGCVNTVGSISTAEHARRLAKELGRKPLMPELISRTRTRRSGGFVDERTKLYLEDYDRRLAIFLENNPQFMPAEGEPLNADVDHYIWCEVIKEKGPNGCFFGAGNLAASYRRGDRNLFQRLQDGEGGSRQPNLTQEQTELVRQLARRKSEAQIEMMRKKQEHPLFSPSATMVSNMWFQDRQSSSIALSCGISCCHRP; encoded by the exons ATGGCCGTGTCTTCCCGCCCTCAGAGTGTTGATCATATGTCTTTAGCCAGTACTCAGGCTTTTACcccattactctcctcccacacattcccgtctggggtaccgccatccttccagtactcagcggtaccgccatccttccagcatcctggtgtgcccccgtccttccagcaggcggcaggacctagctttccattcacacatactggtgtgcccccgcccagctttccattcgcccatactggcatgccttcatccttccagcataCTGGAGGATCTGGTTTCTCATATCCCATGCAGATGACTTCCTCCTTTCAGCATACGGGAGGATCCAGTAGTACAcctccgacacaggctggacgatctcctagtccacgccccacacaggctggacgatctccccgtccacgtccgacacaggctggacgatctcctagtccacgccccacacaggttggaggctcacgcaccccacatcccacacatgtaccagcacgtgaggttgatgaggcagttgatgagatagatggagctgatcttcgtgggagggatgatccTGATGAGATTCATGTGATTGACGGCAGATTTTGGATTCAGcccgaaggaagcaa ttttacgccgagtcggacagctgctagggttgttagctatataattcagcagatgtataaatcagcttttaagagctatggggacgtcaaaaataaagatgaatggtttagaatgtttaag gagaaatgtgtgtgggatcctttgagtgaaaaaagtgttcagaaagttttcaacaccagatgctctaaaagaatgtctgatatgctgcggAGAGTAAGGGAGAATCATGAGCTTCATGGCATCCGTCCTAActggataggcgaggaggtttttcatgatcttgttacatattggaggagtccagaattccgggctaaatcagaaacttttaagaagatgagggcatctgaaaagggcggttgtgtcaacacagttggaagtattagcaccgccgagcatgcccgacgattg gctaaggagttggggagaaaaccattgatgcctgagctgatttcgaggacccggacaaggagatcgggaggttttgtcgacgagcgcacgaagttgtatctt GAAGATTATGATAGGCGActtgccatttttctggaaaataatcctcaattcatgccagcagagggggagccgctaaatgcggatgttgatcactatatctggtgtgaggttattaaagaaaaaggacctaatggttgcttttttggtgctggaaatttggcggccagctatagacgtggtgaccgcaatctgtttcaaagacttcaggatggagagggtggatcgcgtcaaccaaatctgacacaggaacaaactgaattagtaaggcaattggcgagacgcAAAAGTGAGGCCCAGAtcgagatgatgcggaagaagcag GAGCACCCTTTGTTTTCACCGAGTGCAACTATGGTTTCAAATATGTGGTTTCAAGATAGGCAATCTTCCTCAATTGCTCTTTCATGTGGAATTTCATGTTGTCATCGTCCTTGA